One window of Marinomonas primoryensis genomic DNA carries:
- a CDS encoding ABC transporter ATP-binding protein, with product MTYLKITDLQKHYDSYHALRGINLSITEGEFVVFVGPSGCGKSTLLRTIAGLESSNGGSIELDGRDITELASSKRDLAMVFQSYALYPHMTVADNLSFALRLAKIPNNEIQEKVRSVSASLQLDPLLERKPKELSGGQRQRVAIGRAIVRQPKVFLFDEPLSNLDAALRVQMRLELARLHKKLGTTMVYVTHDQVEAMTLADRVVILNAGQIEQVGTPLELYRKPNSRFVAEFIGTPKMNLIPADKITHKENELVFDLFGHTIHFPANRIKGAQPDFAIVGIRPEHLSLVAEGGDLTGRIELVEHLGSEAYAHIQLLNDQTIIVKTGARTELKDGQEVSIKVDVQEIILFNDKDQVISVIPEEA from the coding sequence ATGACATATTTAAAGATTACAGATTTACAAAAACATTACGACAGCTACCACGCACTTCGAGGTATCAATCTATCCATTACCGAAGGTGAATTCGTGGTCTTTGTTGGGCCATCTGGTTGTGGTAAATCGACTCTATTGCGTACTATCGCAGGTCTTGAATCCAGTAATGGCGGAAGTATTGAACTAGACGGCCGAGACATTACCGAACTGGCTTCTTCAAAACGTGATTTGGCAATGGTGTTCCAATCCTACGCGCTATACCCACACATGACGGTGGCGGATAACCTGTCGTTTGCGCTTCGCCTTGCGAAAATACCAAATAATGAAATTCAAGAAAAAGTACGTTCTGTTTCTGCCTCGTTGCAGCTTGATCCACTACTTGAACGTAAGCCAAAAGAATTGTCAGGCGGACAACGCCAACGTGTGGCGATTGGTCGTGCCATAGTTCGTCAACCAAAAGTATTCTTATTTGACGAACCACTGTCCAACTTAGACGCTGCGCTTAGGGTTCAAATGCGCTTGGAGCTTGCTCGTCTTCACAAAAAACTGGGCACGACTATGGTTTATGTAACCCATGACCAAGTAGAAGCCATGACGCTAGCGGATCGTGTAGTTATCTTAAATGCAGGTCAAATAGAACAAGTCGGCACGCCGCTTGAACTTTATCGCAAGCCAAACAGCCGTTTTGTTGCCGAGTTCATTGGCACTCCAAAAATGAACCTGATACCTGCTGATAAAATCACGCATAAAGAAAATGAATTAGTCTTTGACCTATTTGGCCACACCATCCACTTCCCTGCGAATCGCATAAAAGGCGCACAGCCTGATTTCGCTATTGTGGGTATTCGCCCTGAGCATTTGAGCTTGGTAGCAGAAGGCGGAGACCTGACTGGTCGGATTGAATTAGTTGAGCACTTAGGCTCAGAAGCTTATGCCCACATTCAATTGCTTAACGATCAGACCATTATTGTGAAAACCGGTGCACGCACCGAACTTAAAGACGGCCAAGAAGTTAGCATCAAAGTGGATGTACAGGAGATCATTCTGTTCAACGATAAAGATCAAGTGATTTCTGTGATTCCAGAGGAAGCGTAA
- a CDS encoding mannitol dehydrogenase family protein, with the protein MSNHLQASLNKEQLSVQEYQKEAIQAGVLHLGVGAFHRAHQAVYFDRLLAHGNEQNWGIIGVNIRPQDSQVFARFIEQKGEYVLKTMAADGATKYEHIRSIVQQIDGAQAPLDVDAALANANIQLVTSTVTEGGYYLDENRVLMLEHPAIKADVDGARNTLYAFLYAGLKKRSETSKAKITLLCCDNLRHNGELLEAGLMQFIAAKQDPALADWIKENVSFPCSMVDRITPKPSQKHVDDVQTRFGVDDEMTVMGEDFIQWVIEDNFAGKKPSLDLVGAQFVNNVVPFEEAKIRILNAGHTCVTYQAALKGLTYFDEAMRDNELNQYFTDFILQDSIPAIGDSVVDLPAYFNIIAQRFSNANIGDTVERICTDGYAKFPIFIFPTLEGNYRKGRTPIKTIQGIASWFAFIQLTNEGKIKTPYHEPNKAALASFSNDATGIQAFANDRFLWGSIPTDFPDFVEQLTQAIQASMEKYA; encoded by the coding sequence ATGTCAAACCACCTGCAAGCTTCGCTCAATAAAGAACAGCTTTCTGTTCAAGAGTACCAAAAAGAAGCCATTCAAGCTGGCGTATTACATTTAGGCGTGGGCGCTTTTCATCGCGCTCACCAAGCCGTGTATTTTGACCGACTATTAGCCCATGGCAATGAGCAAAACTGGGGGATCATTGGCGTCAATATACGCCCACAAGATAGCCAAGTATTTGCTCGTTTCATCGAGCAAAAAGGCGAATATGTCTTAAAAACTATGGCGGCCGATGGTGCCACCAAGTACGAGCACATTCGTTCTATTGTTCAGCAAATCGATGGCGCGCAAGCGCCACTAGATGTCGACGCAGCCTTAGCCAATGCAAACATTCAGCTTGTGACATCAACCGTAACCGAAGGGGGCTATTACCTTGATGAAAATCGAGTTTTAATGCTTGAACATCCAGCCATTAAAGCCGACGTCGATGGGGCGAGAAACACCCTTTATGCCTTCCTATATGCCGGTCTAAAAAAGCGTAGCGAAACGTCAAAGGCTAAAATCACCTTATTATGTTGTGATAACCTTCGTCATAATGGTGAATTGTTAGAAGCCGGACTGATGCAATTTATTGCCGCCAAACAAGACCCAGCATTGGCTGATTGGATTAAGGAAAACGTTTCTTTCCCTTGCTCTATGGTCGATCGCATCACGCCTAAACCAAGCCAAAAGCATGTTGATGATGTGCAAACTCGCTTTGGTGTTGACGATGAAATGACCGTCATGGGTGAAGATTTCATCCAGTGGGTTATCGAAGACAATTTTGCTGGCAAAAAACCTTCCCTGGATCTAGTCGGCGCTCAATTCGTCAACAACGTTGTGCCGTTTGAAGAAGCCAAGATTCGTATATTGAATGCGGGGCACACTTGTGTCACGTATCAAGCGGCCTTAAAAGGCTTAACGTATTTTGATGAAGCGATGCGCGATAACGAATTAAACCAGTACTTTACAGACTTTATTCTGCAGGATTCGATTCCAGCCATTGGTGATTCTGTGGTGGACCTTCCCGCTTATTTCAACATAATCGCTCAGCGTTTCAGCAATGCCAATATTGGCGATACGGTTGAGCGAATATGCACAGATGGCTACGCAAAGTTTCCAATTTTTATCTTTCCAACATTGGAAGGTAATTATCGAAAAGGCCGCACTCCAATCAAGACAATTCAAGGGATTGCCAGTTGGTTTGCATTTATTCAACTCACCAATGAGGGTAAAATTAAAACGCCTTATCATGAGCCGAATAAAGCCGCACTTGCTTCTTTTAGTAATGACGCAACAGGCATTCAAGCCTTTGCAAACGATCGTTTTTTATGGGGCAGTATACCCACTGATTTTCCTGATTTTGTAGAGCAACTTACACAAGCAATTCAGGCTAGTATGGAAAAATATGCATAG
- a CDS encoding AraC family transcriptional regulator → MSNTAKRITPEYEIVEDNETIRYLEHGYPSDLIRWHAHDDYELHFIVATSGKVFIGDYIGNYSPGQLILTGPRLPHNWICQNEQEDVQLRDMVIRFHHESFSNGMKIIPELAEILPMLARAKSGIEFFDLDHEFLKEIFQQVRDSSGLSRLILSLPLLQKLAKSRSYRLLSTVQIDLKSSETLQRKINTVVDYVSKNYSQDITLSGVASLICMSDSHFSRFFKKATGNRFIEFVNRVRISRACSLLIETDQQIATICFQVGFNNVANFNRRFHELKGVTPRDFRTQSNIHIEGAMPLS, encoded by the coding sequence ATGTCTAATACCGCCAAACGCATCACCCCTGAATACGAAATCGTTGAAGATAACGAAACCATTCGATATTTAGAGCATGGTTACCCTAGCGATCTCATTCGCTGGCATGCCCATGATGACTACGAGCTACATTTTATTGTAGCGACATCAGGCAAGGTATTTATAGGCGACTATATTGGCAATTATTCTCCGGGGCAGCTCATTTTAACGGGACCAAGACTTCCTCATAACTGGATCTGTCAAAACGAACAAGAGGACGTTCAGCTTAGAGACATGGTGATTCGCTTTCACCATGAGTCATTTTCGAATGGCATGAAAATCATACCTGAGCTAGCAGAAATTCTACCTATGCTGGCAAGAGCAAAATCAGGGATTGAATTTTTCGATCTAGACCATGAATTTCTGAAAGAAATCTTTCAACAAGTACGAGATTCTAGCGGGCTGTCTAGGTTAATCCTTTCCCTTCCGCTTTTACAAAAACTCGCTAAAAGCCGAAGCTATCGCTTACTTTCAACGGTTCAAATTGACTTAAAATCCAGCGAAACGTTACAAAGAAAAATTAATACCGTTGTTGATTACGTATCCAAAAATTATAGCCAAGACATCACTCTTTCTGGTGTGGCAAGCTTAATCTGTATGTCTGATAGCCATTTTTCTCGCTTTTTTAAGAAAGCCACAGGCAATCGATTTATTGAGTTTGTGAATCGTGTTCGAATCAGTCGCGCTTGTAGTCTCTTAATCGAAACAGACCAACAGATCGCGACTATTTGCTTTCAAGTCGGGTTCAACAATGTGGCCAATTTCAACCGCAGATTTCATGAACTAAAAGGTGTAACACCTAGAGATTTCCGTACACAAAGCAATATTCATATTGAAGGCGCTATGCCTCTGTCATAA